The following proteins are encoded in a genomic region of Labeo rohita strain BAU-BD-2019 chromosome 5, IGBB_LRoh.1.0, whole genome shotgun sequence:
- the si:dkey-245n4.2 gene encoding uncharacterized protein si:dkey-245n4.2 isoform X1, whose product MDFVWRGFCTFVLTTLVFQASLFSCVEVTGLMIRNEELRKCLQVSEDQVSSRLTLQECRADSALQEWHWNPETRSLSNPRTGGCLTAPQIQEHESVWLQACSSEEMDREGQTWSCSKKGLLTLHGKGLHLSARHDSSKVFLSKERGKGSKWRTLTNQTVCEETDSTHHGQNVLQESQQTLSTGPRILTQIRYWHSGNSGQTSKIKSTEATQTSEASAEPQSSVEPDGPSVNVFTTDYGTGWKMTMLLLSSLALLLGLVILTLNIYQNRRKKTVVVLKSYSPTGEASLPGSPVPSERAPLTRHPMKTAQSPSIQRGEILVEWKDGTVTPLFETYLTD is encoded by the exons ATGGATTTCGTCTGGAGAGGATTCTGCACTTTTGTTCTCACAACACTTGTTTTCCAAG CATCTCTCTTTTCCTGTGTAGAAGTTACAGGACTCATGATCAGGAATGAAGAGCTGAGAAAGTGTTTACAAGTAAGTGAAGATCAGGTCAGCAGCCGGTTAACGCTGCAAGAGTGCAGAGCAGATTCGGCTCTGCAAGAGTGGCACTGGAACCCTGAAACACGCTCCCTCAGCAACCCACGGACGGGAGGGTGTTTAACTGCACCTCAGATCCAGGAGCATGAGAGTGTTTGGCTGCAAGCTTGCAGCTCTGAGGAGATGGACCGTGAGGGCCAGACCTGGAGCTGCTCTAAAAAGGGTCTCCTGACATTACACGGCAAGGGTCTGCACCTGAGCGCACGTCACGATTCCTCCAAGGTCTTCCTTTCCAAAGAACGTGGGAAAGGCAGCAAGTGGAGGACGCTGACTAATCAAACGGTATGCGAGGAGACAGACAGCACACATCACGGCCAGAATGTTTTACAAGAATCTCAGCAGACACTTTCGACCGGACCCCGAATCCTCACTCAAATTCGCTATTGGCATT cTGGGAATAGTGGCCAAACCTCCAAAATAAAGTCAACTGAAGCAACGCAAACTTCAGAAGCGTCGGCTGAACCTCAAAGTAGCGTAGAGCCTGACGGACCTTCTGTTAATGTGTTTACAACAGACTATG GAACAGGCTGGAAAATGACAATGTTGCTTCTAAGCAGCTTGGCACTGTTACTTGGGCTTGTGATCCTCACTCTCAACATCTACCAGAACAG GAGGAAGAAAACAGTGGTGGTGTTGAAATCCTACAGTCCGACAGGAGAGGCCAGTTTGCCTGGGTCACCGGTGCCTAGTGAGAGAGCTCCTCTAACCCGACACCCTATGAAAACTGCTCAATCTCCCTCCATCCAGCGAGGCGAGATCCTGGTTGAATGGAAAGATGGAACAGTAACCCCACTGTTTGAAACATATCTAACTGACTAA
- the wdr54 gene encoding WD repeat-containing protein 54, with translation MAKMYHKEKSIQLKSSASALYNNLSVLRIAPRCLTYFTVVHANVVNMVSASWDGLNYSHRQLQSKEGNVATSSSLIMQAAWCVLPSRDLLVLTSQKGIQMYESDGSIMVYWHALDTPETPTAKAVFARGIAAVREKYICVGVSSGSVLVFDVPSKGSNITLSEVLEEHKEAITDMASECSGNLECIADLVSADDSGLLCVWKSGEDFQLLNKIPGFDTSCSSVKLWKGTVIAGYGTGQIRLYEGVTGILHAEVNAHARWIYSLDIAPFTGLLISAAEDSWVRVWHLSLTPETNSVEIEHMYNECVTDTQICGAKFCDGDGYAFAVTGYDLSEIIRYTQA, from the exons ATGGCGAAAATGTACCACAAAGAGAAAAGCATTCAGCTGAAGAGCAGCGCGTCCGCGCTTTACAACAACCTGAGCGTCCTGCGCATCGCGCCGCGCTGTCTCACCTATTTCACGGTTGTCCACGCCAACGTGGTGAACATGGTCAGCGCCTCCTGGGACGGGCTGAACTATTCTCACCGACAGCTGCAATCTAAAGAGGGCAATGTGGCCACCAGCTCCTCACTTATCATGCAG GCAGCCTGGTGTGTCCTGCCCTCTAGAGATCTTCTTGTTCTCACCTCTCAGAAAGGAATCCAG ATGTATGAATCCGATGGATCCATTATGGTCTATTGGCATGCACTGGACACACCAGAGACTCCTACTG CGAAGGCAGTGTTTGCCCGAGGAATTGCAGCGGTGCgggaaaaatatatttgtgtag GGGTCTCATCTGGCTCAGTGCTGGTGTTTGACGTTCCCAGTAAAGGCAGTAACATCACCCTGTCTGAGGTTTTGGAGGAACACAAAGAAGCAATCACAGACATGGCCTCCGAGTGCTCAGGCAACCTG GAGTGCATTGCTGATTTAGTTAGTGCTGATGACTCAGGCCTCCTCTGTGTGTGGAAATCAGGAGAAGATTTTCAGCTGCTCAACAAGATCCCTGGTTTTGA CACGAGTTGTTCTTCAGTAAAACTCTGGAAGGGCACAGTCATTGCTGGCTATGGAACGGGACAGATCCGTCTGTATGAGGGGGTCACGGGTATACTGCATGCAGAGGTCAATGCCCATGCACGCTGGATTTACTCACTGGACATTGCCCCGTTCACTGGACTG CTGATCTCTGCAGCAGAAGACTCCTGGGTTAGAGTGTGGCATCTGAGCTTGACTCCAGAGACTAATAGTGTAGAG ATTGAGCACATGTACAATGAGTGTGTGACTGATACGCAGATCTGTGGAGCC
- the aqp3a gene encoding aquaporin-3a, which yields MGWQKDMLDKLSLTFQVRNKLLRQGLAECLGTLILVMFGCGAVAQMVLSGESHGRFLSVNLAFGFAATLGILVCGQVSGGHLNPAVTFALCLLGREKWRKFPVYFLFQTLGAFLGAAIIFAEYHDAMYDFAGEKNELLVTGQNATAGIFATYPAPHLTILNGFFDQVIGTASLIVCILAIVDPFNNPIPQGLEAFTVGFSVLIIGLSMGFNSGYAVNPARDFGPRLFTAMAGWGSEVFTTRQCWFLVPFFAPFLGSIIGVIVYQLMVGWHVEGEVRDKKNKTTEESLKLNDVTSKE from the exons ATGGGTTGGCAGAAGGACATGCTGGATAAGCTTTCACTCACTTTCCAGGTCCGCAACAAGCTACTGCGGCAAGGACTTGCTGAATGCTTGGGAACTCTCATCCTGGTG ATGTTTGGCTGTGGTGCGGTGGCCCAGATGGTACTAAGTGGAGAATCTCATGGTCGCTTTCTCTCTGTAAACCTTGCTTTTGGGTTTGCTGCTACCCTTGGAATCTTGGTTTGTGGCCAGGTGTCAG gcGGACATTTAAATCCGGCAGTTACGTTTGCTCTCTGCCTCTTGGGAAGAGAAAAATGGAGAAAGTTCCCTGTGTACTTCCTGTTTCAAACACTTGGAGCCTTCTTGGGCGCCGCAATTATCTTTGCTGAATACCATG atgcaATGTACGATTTTGCTGGAGAAAAAAATGAGTTGCTTGTAACTGGGCAAAATGCCACCGCTGGTATTTTTGCTACTTACCCAGCCCCACATCTCACCATCTTGAATGGATTTTTTGACCAG GTGATAGGCACAGCATCTCTGATTGTCTGCATCCTGGCCATTGTGGACCCTTTCAACAATCCAATCCCTCAAGGTCTTGAGGCCTTCACAGTGGGATTCAGTGTCCTCATCATTGGACTCTCAATGGGCTTCAATTCTGGTTATGCAGTCAACCCAGCTAGAGATTTCGGGCCTCGTCTTTTCACCGCCATGGCTGGTTGGGGTAGTGAAGTCTTCAC CACCCGCCAGTGTTGGTTTTTGGTGCCTTTCTTTGCCCCATTCCTTGGGTCCATTATTGGTGTGATTGTGTACCAGCTGATGGTGGGATGGCATGTGGAGGGAGAAGTACGGGACAAGAAGAATAAAACTACCGAAGAGTCTTTGAAACTTAATGACGTCACCAGCAAGGAATGA
- the si:dkey-245n4.2 gene encoding uncharacterized protein si:dkey-245n4.2 isoform X2 produces the protein MDFVWRGFCTFVLTTLVFQEVTGLMIRNEELRKCLQVSEDQVSSRLTLQECRADSALQEWHWNPETRSLSNPRTGGCLTAPQIQEHESVWLQACSSEEMDREGQTWSCSKKGLLTLHGKGLHLSARHDSSKVFLSKERGKGSKWRTLTNQTVCEETDSTHHGQNVLQESQQTLSTGPRILTQIRYWHSGNSGQTSKIKSTEATQTSEASAEPQSSVEPDGPSVNVFTTDYGTGWKMTMLLLSSLALLLGLVILTLNIYQNRRKKTVVVLKSYSPTGEASLPGSPVPSERAPLTRHPMKTAQSPSIQRGEILVEWKDGTVTPLFETYLTD, from the exons ATGGATTTCGTCTGGAGAGGATTCTGCACTTTTGTTCTCACAACACTTGTTTTCCAAG AAGTTACAGGACTCATGATCAGGAATGAAGAGCTGAGAAAGTGTTTACAAGTAAGTGAAGATCAGGTCAGCAGCCGGTTAACGCTGCAAGAGTGCAGAGCAGATTCGGCTCTGCAAGAGTGGCACTGGAACCCTGAAACACGCTCCCTCAGCAACCCACGGACGGGAGGGTGTTTAACTGCACCTCAGATCCAGGAGCATGAGAGTGTTTGGCTGCAAGCTTGCAGCTCTGAGGAGATGGACCGTGAGGGCCAGACCTGGAGCTGCTCTAAAAAGGGTCTCCTGACATTACACGGCAAGGGTCTGCACCTGAGCGCACGTCACGATTCCTCCAAGGTCTTCCTTTCCAAAGAACGTGGGAAAGGCAGCAAGTGGAGGACGCTGACTAATCAAACGGTATGCGAGGAGACAGACAGCACACATCACGGCCAGAATGTTTTACAAGAATCTCAGCAGACACTTTCGACCGGACCCCGAATCCTCACTCAAATTCGCTATTGGCATT cTGGGAATAGTGGCCAAACCTCCAAAATAAAGTCAACTGAAGCAACGCAAACTTCAGAAGCGTCGGCTGAACCTCAAAGTAGCGTAGAGCCTGACGGACCTTCTGTTAATGTGTTTACAACAGACTATG GAACAGGCTGGAAAATGACAATGTTGCTTCTAAGCAGCTTGGCACTGTTACTTGGGCTTGTGATCCTCACTCTCAACATCTACCAGAACAG GAGGAAGAAAACAGTGGTGGTGTTGAAATCCTACAGTCCGACAGGAGAGGCCAGTTTGCCTGGGTCACCGGTGCCTAGTGAGAGAGCTCCTCTAACCCGACACCCTATGAAAACTGCTCAATCTCCCTCCATCCAGCGAGGCGAGATCCTGGTTGAATGGAAAGATGGAACAGTAACCCCACTGTTTGAAACATATCTAACTGACTAA